Proteins from one Mucilaginibacter jinjuensis genomic window:
- a CDS encoding gliding motility-associated C-terminal domain-containing protein: MRQFASFLLIAAGLLSVRIANAQQCTGTLGGPVFSETFGHGTLYESGPQPQQLVTELTYFNATCGGGTGGVPNHPINGYYTLGSFLSETCNNGTWQVVNSDHTGDPHGYMMIITAKEYPPTLFTEKVSGDLLCPGTTYYMGAFIMNLLRGDLPGSQDATKPDVTFNVWNEDKTLLLGTGTTGPISADPGTGIWTPVSALFISPTDGKGVLIELVNNVVGEKVFHIALDDITIRPCGPTIKTGFGTINGPATENICEATNVNYILASQASGYSNPSYKWQYRNATYGDWQDVTTPGSNTANLPVNIINAAVGIYQYRVGVLGGATTNESCRIYSDPLTINVFPNPVIELDAVTGGCLGYPVQLSANVTTLYPPGLSLPDDPTFEWTGPNGFTSTDSSPFISYNGDPSINGTYTLKVTKNGCSNFAHTTVSVVLPAVINSTSVNNVNVCEGDATQLSVDASNATHYKWVPSTGLDHDDVANPIASPKETTIYEVTVSNDGCADVAPYTNITVNVLKKPQADAGQETRIFAGQNAKLNGTAQGDDVHYFWTPANYLSDPSSLTPIATPPQDITYTLHVASNTTCGESTSSVFVRVYQLLGIPNTFTPNGDGVNDKWEIKNISTYPNALVSIYNRNGQQVFQSRGYATAWDGTYNGSPLPTGTYYYVIDLQDGDLPKSSGWVLIVR; this comes from the coding sequence ATGCGCCAATTTGCTTCCTTTTTGTTAATAGCCGCCGGTTTGCTTAGCGTACGTATTGCTAATGCGCAGCAATGCACGGGTACGCTTGGCGGGCCTGTTTTTAGCGAAACATTTGGGCACGGCACACTTTACGAATCCGGGCCACAACCCCAGCAACTGGTTACCGAGTTAACTTATTTTAACGCCACATGTGGCGGGGGAACCGGCGGGGTGCCCAATCATCCCATAAATGGCTATTATACACTGGGATCTTTTCTTAGTGAAACATGTAATAATGGTACCTGGCAGGTTGTAAACAGTGACCATACCGGCGACCCACATGGCTACATGATGATTATTACGGCTAAAGAATACCCTCCAACCCTTTTTACAGAAAAGGTGAGCGGCGACCTGTTATGCCCCGGAACCACTTATTATATGGGCGCATTTATTATGAACCTTTTAAGGGGCGATTTACCCGGCTCGCAGGATGCTACAAAGCCCGATGTAACTTTTAATGTATGGAATGAAGATAAAACGCTGCTGTTGGGTACAGGTACAACCGGCCCAATATCTGCAGATCCGGGTACGGGGATCTGGACACCGGTTAGTGCTTTATTTATATCGCCTACAGACGGAAAAGGTGTATTAATAGAACTTGTTAATAATGTAGTTGGAGAAAAAGTGTTTCATATTGCTTTGGATGATATTACCATCAGGCCTTGTGGCCCCACAATAAAAACAGGTTTTGGGACGATTAACGGGCCGGCAACAGAAAACATTTGCGAAGCCACGAATGTCAACTACATACTTGCATCACAGGCATCGGGCTATAGTAACCCCAGCTATAAATGGCAATACCGTAATGCAACTTATGGCGATTGGCAGGATGTGACAACGCCGGGTTCGAACACAGCAAATTTGCCAGTTAATATCATCAATGCGGCCGTTGGTATCTACCAGTATAGGGTGGGGGTTTTAGGCGGGGCTACTACTAATGAAAGCTGCCGAATTTATTCAGATCCATTAACTATCAATGTTTTCCCGAACCCGGTTATTGAACTTGATGCAGTAACCGGCGGTTGCTTAGGTTACCCGGTGCAACTTAGTGCGAATGTTACAACTCTTTACCCGCCCGGTTTGAGCTTGCCTGATGATCCAACTTTTGAATGGACCGGCCCCAACGGGTTTACATCAACAGACAGCAGCCCCTTTATTAGCTATAACGGCGACCCTAGCATAAATGGCACGTACACGTTAAAGGTAACCAAGAATGGCTGCTCAAATTTTGCACATACAACGGTAAGTGTTGTACTTCCGGCTGTTATAAATTCAACCAGCGTTAATAATGTAAATGTTTGCGAGGGCGATGCAACACAATTGTCGGTTGATGCAAGTAATGCAACGCATTATAAGTGGGTACCCTCAACAGGTTTAGATCATGATGATGTAGCCAACCCGATAGCCAGCCCCAAAGAGACTACTATTTATGAGGTTACTGTTAGTAATGATGGCTGCGCCGATGTTGCTCCCTATACCAATATCACCGTAAATGTTTTAAAAAAACCGCAGGCAGATGCCGGTCAGGAAACCCGGATCTTTGCCGGGCAAAACGCCAAATTAAATGGAACTGCCCAGGGTGATGACGTGCACTATTTTTGGACACCGGCAAATTATTTGAGCGATCCTTCTTCGCTTACACCAATTGCTACTCCTCCACAGGATATAACTTATACGTTGCATGTTGCCTCAAACACAACCTGCGGCGAAAGCACCAGCAGTGTTTTTGTAAGGGTATACCAGCTATTGGGTATCCCTAACACATTTACACCCAATGGCGATGGTGTAAATGATAAGTGGGAAATTAAAAATATAAGTACTTACCCCAATGCCCTGGTAAGTATTTATAACCGTAACGGGCAGCAAGTATTTCAAAGCCGGGGTTATGCTACGGCATGGGATGGTACTTATAATGGATCGCCGCTCCCTACAGGTACTTATTATTATGTAATAGATCTGCAGGATGGTGATTTACCCAAATCATCCGGCTGGGTATTAATAGTGAGATAA
- a CDS encoding gliding motility-associated C-terminal domain-containing protein, which translates to MRHLFLFLLFAGCTAIALNVDAQSLGLPVVNETFGAGPNPGQPLASGITNLTYTSDSCPGDGFYTIVNALTQNCFNSWFNTTDHTGDPNGYFMVINASQTPSVFYTQRVPGNTLCPGTTYLFNAYVMNILRLQSSTMGYSQPDIVFSVEKPDGTPLGSFETNTIPSTPDARWRSFGFTFVSPADGEDVIIKMTNKAPGGNGNDLAIDDITFSPYGPTIENGFATVGNVSPQSKCAGEDVSYTLTARQTGYTNATYQWQVNKNDGSGWANIAGQTTTTLPVNIPGAATGTYQYRIGVLDGTKTSPNCIIYSDPLTINVYPYPVNPLSATTSACVGTPLQLSATGGDTYSWTGPNGFTSTDSNPIITQSATLNDKGEYDVIITKNGCPTFAKTTVTIYSTPTVDPIQPLYICEGSSQQIIINAANATHYKWTPSIGLDHDDVANPIASPTQTTTYQVTASNDGCSGVTATLQVTVTVWKKPQANAGQTIKIFAGQTAKLNGTAKGDHVHSYWTPYFYLDNSLSLTPITSTPQDLTYTLHVVSDEGCGESTSSVFVRVYQQLSIPNTFSPNGDGVNDKWNIRNLNTYPNALVSIYNRNGQPVFQSRGYPSPWDGTFNGSPLPVGTYYYVIDLQEDDLPKPAGWVLIVR; encoded by the coding sequence ATGCGCCACTTATTTTTATTCTTATTATTTGCAGGCTGTACAGCTATTGCCTTAAATGTTGATGCACAAAGCCTGGGTTTACCGGTTGTTAACGAAACATTTGGCGCAGGGCCTAATCCCGGCCAACCCCTGGCTTCGGGAATTACAAACCTTACTTACACGTCTGATAGCTGTCCCGGTGATGGTTTTTATACAATAGTAAACGCATTAACTCAAAACTGCTTTAATTCCTGGTTTAATACAACAGACCATACCGGCGATCCTAACGGATACTTTATGGTTATTAATGCATCGCAAACCCCCAGCGTTTTTTATACCCAAAGAGTACCAGGCAACACACTATGCCCCGGTACAACCTATTTATTTAATGCTTATGTGATGAATATTTTAAGGCTTCAGTCCAGCACAATGGGTTACAGCCAGCCCGATATTGTATTTAGTGTAGAAAAACCCGACGGAACACCTTTGGGGAGCTTTGAAACCAACACCATTCCATCAACACCGGATGCCAGGTGGCGATCTTTTGGTTTTACGTTTGTTTCTCCGGCAGATGGAGAGGATGTTATTATTAAGATGACTAACAAAGCACCGGGTGGCAACGGTAACGATTTGGCTATTGATGACATTACTTTTAGCCCATACGGCCCGACGATAGAAAACGGATTTGCCACAGTTGGCAATGTAAGTCCACAAAGCAAGTGTGCAGGCGAGGATGTAAGTTATACTTTAACCGCCAGGCAAACGGGCTATACCAATGCTACATACCAGTGGCAGGTAAATAAAAATGATGGTAGTGGTTGGGCTAATATAGCAGGACAAACCACTACAACATTACCCGTTAATATACCCGGTGCCGCCACCGGAACATATCAATACCGTATTGGTGTTTTAGATGGTACCAAAACATCGCCAAACTGCATTATCTACTCAGATCCTTTAACTATCAACGTGTATCCTTACCCGGTTAACCCGCTTTCGGCTACTACAAGCGCCTGCGTTGGTACACCCTTGCAGCTCAGTGCTACAGGCGGCGATACTTATAGCTGGACAGGCCCTAATGGCTTTACATCTACAGACAGTAACCCTATCATTACCCAGAGTGCTACTTTAAATGATAAAGGCGAATATGATGTAATCATCACTAAAAACGGTTGCCCCACTTTTGCAAAAACAACAGTTACCATTTATTCAACCCCAACGGTAGATCCAATACAGCCTTTGTATATATGCGAGGGCTCCAGCCAGCAAATTATAATTAATGCCGCTAATGCAACACATTATAAATGGACGCCATCTATAGGATTAGATCATGATGATGTTGCTAACCCCATAGCCAGCCCAACTCAAACAACTACCTACCAGGTTACGGCAAGTAATGATGGCTGTTCGGGCGTAACGGCAACCCTGCAGGTTACTGTTACGGTTTGGAAAAAGCCGCAGGCCAACGCCGGGCAAACCATCAAAATATTTGCCGGGCAAACTGCTAAATTAAACGGCACAGCCAAGGGCGACCATGTGCATAGTTATTGGACGCCCTATTTTTATCTCGATAACTCATTATCCCTTACACCAATAACCAGTACACCGCAGGATCTTACGTATACCCTGCATGTGGTATCAGACGAAGGCTGCGGCGAAAGTACCAGCAGTGTTTTTGTGAGAGTGTACCAGCAGTTAAGTATACCTAATACTTTTTCGCCCAACGGTGATGGTGTAAATGATAAATGGAATATCAGGAACCTCAATACCTATCCTAATGCACTGGTAAGCATCTACAACAGAAATGGCCAGCCTGTGTTTCAAAGCCGGGGTTACCCATCACCATGGGATGGCACTTTTAATGGCAGCCCGCTGCCGGTAGGTACTTACTATTATGTGATAGATTTACAGGAAGACGATTTGCCCAAACCAGCCGGCTGGGTGCTGATTGTGAGATAA
- the dapF gene encoding diaminopimelate epimerase: MKLHFYKYQGAGNDFILVDNRQNIVNHHNPAFVAGLCDRRFGVGGDGAMFLENEPGYDFKMVYYNADGQPSSMCGNGGRCIVAFAKYLNVIDTETNFLAVDGPHYAKISESGDWVSLQMIDVDDINRDAEAYVLNTGSPHYVTLTTGLKDKDVYHEGHAIRNNATYAEKGINVNFVEPADNGGYFVRTFERGVEDETYACGTGVTAVALAMAKHNGQTGTISTPIKVLGGDLNIRFTNEDNRFTNIFLEGPAVKVFEGDLVID; this comes from the coding sequence GTGAAATTACATTTCTATAAATATCAGGGAGCCGGTAACGATTTTATACTGGTTGATAACCGCCAAAATATTGTAAATCATCATAATCCGGCATTTGTAGCCGGTTTATGCGACCGCCGCTTTGGTGTTGGGGGCGATGGTGCTATGTTTCTGGAGAACGAACCCGGATACGATTTTAAGATGGTTTACTACAATGCCGATGGCCAGCCCAGTAGCATGTGCGGCAATGGCGGGCGTTGTATTGTTGCTTTTGCTAAATACCTGAATGTAATTGATACCGAAACGAACTTTTTGGCAGTGGATGGCCCGCATTATGCCAAAATTTCAGAAAGTGGCGACTGGGTAAGCCTGCAAATGATAGATGTTGATGATATTAACCGCGATGCTGAGGCGTACGTTTTAAACACAGGTTCGCCGCACTATGTAACGTTAACCACTGGTTTAAAGGATAAAGACGTTTATCACGAAGGCCACGCCATCCGCAATAATGCAACTTATGCCGAAAAAGGCATCAATGTAAACTTTGTTGAACCTGCCGATAACGGCGGGTACTTTGTACGCACCTTTGAGCGTGGGGTAGAAGACGAGACCTATGCCTGCGGTACAGGTGTTACGGCAGTTGCCCTGGCTATGGCAAAGCATAATGGGCAAACAGGTACTATCAGCACCCCGATTAAAGTTTTAGGCGGCGATTTAAACATCCGTTTTACTAACGAAGATAATCGCTTCACCAATATATTTTTAGAAGGCCCGGCTGTGAAGGTGTTTGAAGGGGATCTTGTAATAGATTAA
- a CDS encoding trypsin-like peptidase domain-containing protein: MRKIGLTLLTAFVGGAMAIGTYKVFEDKTANSMSFEDRQKVYFASNKSAAITSSAGEVDFTQAAAAVTPAVVYIRTTYSATASSGRDQQMEDLFGQMFGQRARPRSSQPQMASGSGVIISPDGYIVTNNHVVEKADKITVALNDHRTYQAKVIGTDPNTDLALIKITATNLPIVKMGNSDDARVGEWVLAVGNPFNLTSTVTAGIISAKGRNIGIIGSDDNGDDEDQNPFGPTRNQPATPKVNKAIESFIQTDAAINPGNSGGALVNTKGELIGINSAIASHTGSYEGYGFAIPINLAKKVLDDIEKYGSVKRGYIGVNFLELNEDAAERLNIKTTNGLYVNDLVAGGGAEQAGIRKGDIITKVDGTTIYESSDLQERVGRLQPGDKVKLTVLRDGSTKEIAVTLKGDAVAAKTTVARTKSAEELYNKLGASFKPLSPQEKSKLHVSSGVVVTQVRAGGFFDETETPVGSVIISINKQPINGIADIDKAITNTHNGMVTITGVYPDGTSFNNTFQAQN, encoded by the coding sequence ATGAGAAAGATAGGTTTAACATTGTTAACTGCCTTCGTTGGCGGGGCAATGGCGATCGGTACCTATAAGGTATTTGAAGACAAAACTGCCAACAGCATGAGCTTCGAAGATCGCCAGAAAGTATATTTCGCCAGCAACAAATCTGCGGCCATTACATCATCGGCCGGTGAGGTTGATTTTACACAAGCAGCAGCAGCGGTAACACCAGCTGTAGTTTACATCCGTACTACTTATTCGGCTACCGCAAGCAGCGGCCGCGATCAGCAAATGGAAGATCTGTTTGGCCAGATGTTTGGCCAGCGCGCCCGTCCACGTTCTTCACAGCCTCAAATGGCTTCGGGCTCGGGTGTAATTATTTCGCCGGATGGCTATATTGTTACCAACAACCACGTGGTAGAGAAAGCCGATAAAATTACCGTGGCTTTAAATGACCACCGTACCTACCAAGCCAAAGTAATAGGTACAGACCCTAATACAGATTTAGCCCTTATTAAAATTACCGCAACCAACCTTCCTATTGTAAAAATGGGCAACTCTGATGACGCACGCGTTGGCGAGTGGGTACTGGCCGTAGGTAACCCTTTTAACTTAACATCAACCGTAACTGCCGGTATTATCAGCGCCAAAGGCCGTAACATCGGCATTATTGGCAGCGATGATAATGGCGACGATGAGGATCAAAACCCATTTGGCCCTACACGTAACCAACCGGCTACACCTAAGGTTAATAAAGCCATTGAATCATTTATCCAAACGGATGCTGCCATTAACCCAGGTAACAGCGGCGGTGCATTGGTAAACACTAAAGGCGAGTTGATTGGTATTAACTCTGCCATTGCATCACACACCGGATCATACGAAGGCTATGGTTTTGCCATCCCGATTAACCTGGCTAAAAAGGTGCTGGATGATATTGAGAAATATGGTAGTGTAAAACGTGGTTACATCGGTGTAAACTTCCTTGAGTTAAATGAAGATGCTGCCGAAAGATTAAACATTAAAACAACCAATGGTTTATATGTTAATGATTTAGTTGCAGGTGGTGGTGCCGAGCAGGCCGGCATCCGCAAAGGCGATATTATTACCAAGGTTGATGGTACTACCATTTACGAATCATCAGACTTGCAGGAGCGTGTAGGCCGCTTACAACCCGGGGATAAAGTTAAGCTTACTGTATTGCGCGATGGCTCTACCAAAGAGATTGCCGTAACGCTGAAAGGTGATGCTGTAGCAGCTAAAACTACTGTTGCCCGTACAAAATCTGCAGAAGAGCTTTACAACAAACTAGGTGCAAGCTTTAAACCACTAAGCCCTCAGGAAAAAAGCAAACTGCATGTAAGCAGCGGTGTGGTGGTAACACAAGTTCGCGCGGGTGGTTTCTTTGATGAGACCGAAACCCCTGTTGGCTCTGTAATTATCAGTATCAACAAACAGCCGATAAACGGCATTGCTGATATTGATAAAGCCATAACCAATACCCACAATGGCATGGTTACCATTACCGGTGTTTACCCGGATGGTACCAGCTTTAACAATACTTTTCAGGCACAAAACTAA
- the pdeM gene encoding ligase-associated DNA damage response endonuclease PdeM, with translation MKICAEAELNLLEQTLLLLPEKAIYWQEEKALIAADVHLGKSGHFRKAGIAIPQNIAQEDLAVLSDLIAQYKPAKLIFLGDLFHSTLNTDWDWFALWREQFPKLQIILVKGNHDIINDAHYHKLDIETPMEYSIGPFLMLHHPQTEAQLATAIGYVMCGHIHPGVRLQGKGRQSLTLPCFTFGERQAILPSFGKFTGKVAIRHKGDDHVFGVLENRVIRV, from the coding sequence ATGAAGATATGTGCAGAAGCTGAGCTTAACTTATTAGAACAAACCCTTTTATTACTTCCCGAAAAAGCTATTTACTGGCAGGAGGAAAAAGCGCTTATTGCTGCCGATGTGCATTTGGGTAAATCGGGCCACTTCCGCAAAGCCGGCATTGCCATACCGCAAAATATTGCGCAGGAAGACCTGGCCGTATTATCAGATCTTATTGCCCAGTACAAGCCCGCTAAACTCATTTTTTTAGGCGATCTGTTCCACAGCACACTTAATACCGATTGGGATTGGTTTGCCTTATGGCGCGAGCAATTCCCCAAACTTCAGATCATTTTGGTAAAAGGCAATCACGATATTATTAACGATGCCCACTATCATAAGCTCGATATTGAAACTCCAATGGAATACAGTATCGGCCCGTTTTTAATGCTGCATCACCCGCAAACAGAGGCACAATTAGCAACAGCAATTGGTTATGTAATGTGCGGACACATCCACCCCGGCGTGCGCCTGCAGGGCAAGGGCCGTCAAAGCTTAACCCTACCCTGCTTTACCTTTGGTGAACGGCAAGCCATTCTACCTTCATTCGGGAAATTTACCGGCAAGGTGGCCATCAGGCACAAAGGCGATGATCATGTGTTTGGGGTGTTGGAGAATAGGGTGATAAGGGTGTGA
- the lspA gene encoding signal peptidase II, translated as MKTNKLVRAAIIIAIVLLNIACDQISKSIVRSHVEAYSSLRLLNGHFMLTRVENTGAFLSLGDQIHGIWHNILLSIIPAAFLVAGIWYLVRTTSLSNLTLIGICFMIGGGAGNVFDRIIHGSVTDFLYVEFGPLHSGVFNVADLSISTGVIIILIDMVKQRRKEKMGVEHTEV; from the coding sequence ATGAAAACAAATAAACTGGTAAGAGCGGCTATTATTATAGCTATAGTGCTGTTGAATATAGCCTGCGACCAAATATCTAAATCAATTGTGCGCAGCCATGTAGAAGCATACAGTAGTTTGCGCCTGCTAAACGGTCATTTTATGCTTACCAGGGTTGAGAACACCGGTGCGTTTTTAAGCCTGGGCGATCAGATCCACGGTATTTGGCACAACATACTGCTTTCCATTATTCCCGCCGCGTTTTTGGTGGCCGGTATCTGGTACTTAGTCCGCACTACTTCGTTATCTAACTTAACCTTAATTGGCATTTGTTTTATGATTGGCGGCGGTGCCGGAAACGTGTTCGACCGTATTATCCACGGTTCGGTAACCGACTTTTTGTACGTAGAGTTTGGCCCATTGCACTCCGGTGTATTTAATGTGGCCGATCTGTCAATATCTACAGGGGTTATTATTATTTTGATTGATATGGTGAAGCAGAGGAGGAAAGAGAAGATGGGGGTGGAGCATACAGAAGTATAA
- a CDS encoding biliverdin-producing heme oxygenase: protein MLADNLKEQTLTYHQQLEKKLVSQIKGLNTKEDYLQLLQLFYGYFGGLEDRINLFIDQNILPDHAQRRKTGAIADDILALGGEPVTKATGDALPEINNADQALGAMYVIEGSTLGGSIISKMISGKLGLTTGLSFFNSYGENTHQMWDAFKAVLNKQPAEIEAAITEAANNTFLKFKNWIEQHD from the coding sequence ATGCTTGCCGATAATTTAAAAGAACAAACGCTTACGTATCACCAACAGCTCGAAAAAAAGCTGGTTAGCCAGATCAAAGGGCTTAACACCAAAGAAGATTACCTGCAACTGCTACAGTTGTTTTATGGTTACTTTGGCGGATTGGAAGATCGTATCAATTTATTTATAGACCAAAACATTTTGCCAGACCATGCCCAGCGACGCAAAACGGGTGCCATTGCCGATGATATACTGGCTTTGGGTGGCGAACCTGTAACCAAAGCAACCGGTGATGCGCTGCCAGAAATAAATAATGCAGACCAGGCTTTAGGCGCCATGTATGTAATTGAGGGCTCTACACTTGGCGGCAGTATTATCAGTAAAATGATTTCGGGGAAACTGGGGCTTACAACCGGGTTAAGCTTTTTTAACAGCTATGGCGAAAATACCCATCAAATGTGGGATGCCTTTAAGGCTGTCCTTAACAAACAGCCCGCAGAAATTGAAGCGGCAATAACAGAAGCTGCTAATAACACTTTCTTAAAATTTAAAAACTGGATAGAACAACATGATTAA
- a CDS encoding response regulator: MDASTKKIIIFDDDEDILSICSYILEEQGWEVHTFTDCNNIVEKVSSVNPAVILMDNWIPDAGGIIATQTLKKSEELKHIPVIYFSANSDIQLLAEHAGAETYLAKPFDLEDLEQIINTVLVK, encoded by the coding sequence ATGGACGCTTCTACAAAAAAGATCATCATATTTGATGACGATGAAGATATTCTTTCTATCTGTTCTTACATTCTGGAAGAACAAGGCTGGGAGGTACATACATTTACCGATTGCAATAATATTGTAGAGAAGGTAAGCAGCGTAAATCCGGCTGTTATCCTGATGGATAACTGGATCCCGGATGCAGGTGGTATTATCGCCACCCAAACGCTCAAAAAATCTGAAGAGTTAAAGCATATCCCTGTCATCTACTTTTCTGCCAATAGCGATATTCAGCTCCTGGCAGAGCATGCAGGCGCCGAAACCTACCTGGCCAAACCATTTGACCTGGAAGACCTGGAGCAGATTATCAATACTGTACTGGTTAAATAA